The DNA region AGTTTGGACAAAAATCGGAACATTGAAACCACAAAAACCAAGAGCGTTGACACCACCAATAGTCGCTGCAAACGAAGGCGCTGTTGAGCTggtatacaaaaaaaaaagcacAGAATAACAACACAAAAAATCTACACCAACAAAACATAGCAAAGCAGAGGCTCCAAATTCCAATAACCAAGGACACCAAAATACGTCTTTTATTAGTTGTGTGAAAGTTATCGTATTTTATAGTGTGTAGTTTGTAAGTACCTTAGTCTTGTTTTGAATGCTTCAAGCCTTCTTTGGTCATATCTTTCTTAGCTTCAAGTTTTCTTTTACCACTTGAGGCAATTTGATGTTCGACAAGTTCTATTGCCAGATGTTCCTCTGGTGTTTTTGAGGTGCTTTCTTGAGATTCAATCATAGCAATATCTGCCTCATGGTCTTTATGCGTATGTAAAGATGTGCTTTTTTCTTCGGAGCTGTGTGATGTTGACGATGAATCAGATGTTGGTAGACATGCAATTATTGTATGTCGAACGAAAACTCTCCCCCTGAGTTCGTTTTTTGATGTTCTGATTTGAAGTAGGaactgtaatagccaagcctggtgaacggtatggtttaagatttcgtatgattattggctatttgggtaagtttaagtatagttttgatgttaaggatggtgatttatgatttatagtattgttgatgatagatgttgtgtagtttgattgtagcgtcattacgattaaattcatgataattcgtatgttgagccaattggtatgaggccaactggagtggttagataagacatagaggtgtaactttcttattttgagttttgttcaaatcattgtggaaggtaagccaaaagtgccccgaagtgtgtcgtgtgtttcgacgttcctccagtgacacatgatgggagatttagcataacgttttactcagacctccaaatgatctgaaatttttagaggttcaagaaaagacatagagctacaactttgtagtttaccatttttccaaattatgacgggaagaggcgtttcggaggcaatctttggagaagctgtgcgcagagtggagagcgcacccgcgctctaaaagatgaccgcacccgcggtctactgtttcaaatttttggatgagttgccgaaggcatagcgcacccgcggtgcatgggctagcgcacccgcggtctgtgaacaataaagtcgtgtttttggtgttttaaggtataaaataggtggagacttcacttttctctcatttctttcccattctctcggtttcttcagagcaaggaagctagggttcctttttctttcatttccttcctttgattcaagcattttgttggattattgaagtgagatcaagatagttttgggttcaaggaagctaagataagcttttggtctagtttattcttagtttttggtgttggagatgatatgggttgttgatggtgttggttttatggctttatggtattgttgttggactattgagttgttgatggtgttattcatggtttattgttgtaggttttgtaccaagagattagaatcaattGCTCCaagggttgtaagtggaatttcattcttgtgctcacatgataatatatgtatggtatttcaatggttttaatgtgctattcccttcatttgattcatgattatgtattgatacacttgttatatatattggaggcattttatgtctcagttgtgaaaaagggaatacaagagaaagagtatgcaaagtgtttgataaaatgcccaagagagagttcaaatgttttatggattgatagatacatagtcagagattgcatgcaattagttgatcaacgaccataggcttatatccctcatatttgtcgatttatatcgatgggatatagttacagagatagagatactatatagatatcaatccaaccagagtaaagagaaatatcatcgttattgttattattgctatgatattcatgtttcagaatattcatgtttcagagttgatggtatttaatgttttcaaagccatgttttacagagtatgctatgtatccattgttatgtaagagttccatttgctgagttttatactcatttcagttatttcatgtgatgcagataagagcgacgggccgggacgttgattgtggaccggagtcatatgcataccaaagatggaaggaagaagatactttgatagctctttggacatgatcataaaaatgatattttggattttggttttatcatttcattgatcatgtatttactttgtttgtaaagatttttatgtcaagaacttttacccttccttcttcaagaaaattttaaattccgctgttattttattgaAACCAGTCAGAGCGTTACAGGAACTGTAGTTTCTTGAATTGTTCATTAATACTGTCAAGACTAAATTCTCTTTCCTGTCATAAATAAGTACAATGAATCTTAACAGATATGGGGATTGTTCTATTGTAGGGAAATggattttatataaatataccTGTTGCTCTGCTTCGATGATTTCTTCGCCGGACATGCCTAATAGTATTTTTGCCTCGTTATGTTCCACAAAAGCACGTAAATTCCCAGTTCCATCGTACAAATCTGCTTGAAAACGTAACCTAAATAGATATAATTGGTTACAATGCAAGATTATtagaatataaatatatagtacAAGATAGCATGTTGGTTGCTGGTGTAGTTATGTAAACTATAATTATGACTTACAATGGTTTTGGGCTTGGGAAATCATTGTTGCAGTAGAAACATGTAAATTCATATTTGTAGGCTCCTCCAGATGCTTTAGAACAACCTGGACAAGCTAAAAAGTATAACCGATGTTCAGAATCAGTTATTTTCAGCGTAGCTCTGATCCAAAAAGATTTGACCTGTAAATGCATATATTTATTTAGAATAGTTTATATTTTTGAGGTGTAAATGCAGGTAAAGCAATGCATGAATGAATGTAAAATTACCATTTCAGTCAAGCTAAGAATTTGACTGATTTTCCGTATCTGAAAGCTAAGAGGTGGGGCTATTGCTTGTTTTGCTTTTTCATATAACTTCTCGGTAACAACACTTTCAATATATTCTTTGTTGTTGTTTATCCTACACAAAGATAAATCTAAATTATTTATTGGGTTTTCACTCAAAATAGCAGTTTTTTTGTATACAATTAAGGAATAGGAAGCAAATATTGTAGTAGCATAACTAATAGTGAGGGGACATAAATTACCATATCATCAGTTGTTTGGCTTGTGGTATGGGAGGCTCAAATAAAATAGTACTATTTGGCACTGTTCCAATGGACAACCCTgtgataatatattttaatgagcGAAAGACTACTATATATCAATATAACTTgctataatatatatttagcTATTTATCATTCAGATTTACTTAGTAAAGTTTTTATATAATGGAATAAAATCAAGCTTATCTTACCATAAAATGTGTTCACAGAAAGCCTCATTCCCAAAATGATGGGCATGTTGTGAACATTTTCAACCAGATAAGGAGCTTCGTTTTCCAGAAATTCCTCCCATAATGTGAGGATTAAAGGCTTGCGTCTGTATGCATAATAAAGCTGTAATATCTCTTTGAATATGATTAGGAAAAATCTAAAGTGCACCAATTGACATTGTATATTTTGAAATGAAATGACTTACTCTTCGTTGACAATGACAAAGTCCTGTAAGTGTTTTTTAGTTTTCTCAACGAACCGTGGTGGAAACACATGCATAACACTGCACAATAAGTCTAAAACACAAGACCTGTTCATTAAATAACAAGACTTAGTTGGCATTTCAGGATGTGAAAGGAAAATTGGGGAAAAAActtagctgatttgtttgttAGGCATGTCTGCTATTTGTGGGAATTGTCCAAACGAAGTAAGTTCGTAAGCATGGTCCACGGGAAGTTGTTCTTTTATGTCTGCAAGTTTAATGTAAGTGCTTCAACTCAAGATCATTTGATGTTTTGATGTTGCCATAATCGGTGTGTTTCCAATTATTTCCTTGATCTTGGCATTCCCGACATAGTAAGTTTTGTAAAGCTCAACCAACTTGTTTAGTTGGTCCACATCTTGTTCATAGATGATACTTTGCATGCTTGTATTCTGGATGAAATAAAGCGTGTAATTAAACCATATgaagaacaatttttttttttacaatgctttaaaataatcttACCTCTTTAtccagaaaaataattttttgttgtCTTCCCCATTTCGAAAAACGGATGGGGTTTTTTTCTACAACCAAAACCCTTACAAACCAGTAGCGAGTTTCTGGTTTAAGATTTGAAAGAGCTGTACATTTTTCATCCATTGATCTGCATGGTATAGGAAGAACAAGCAAGATATAAATGGCTATTTTCGATAATTCTAACAGATAAGTTCTTGTTAACAATCACAATAAGAAATGACAAATATAATTTATACCTTAGATATGATATCTCTTAAGAATAACACTTTAATATggtataaaataatttttagggtaTGTAAAAGTTTTGGGACCAATTAACATGTGGAAAAGTTGTAATAAAGAAATTGAACCttattgttttaaataaaaatgtagCCACTGTGAGTAggaaattttcagaaaaggcAGAAATCTAATTTGAATATAACAATGCTTTGTCTACAATATTTAACGTAATTGAAAATACCTAACAAATAGAAAATTAATAGAGTAACAGTTTACCTATATTAATGTATATTTGCAGCTTGTAGAACCTCGTGATATACAATGTTTTTTGTATAATTCGTATTTTGAATTAATGGTGTTGATGGTCTAATAAGCACTTTTACTTGACCTATATTTTTCGCTCTTGATAAAGCAACGTAGAGTTGACCATGTGAGAAAACAGGTTCTTTCAAGTAGACACCAACAAAATCCAAAGTTTGACCTTAAGCTTTGTTAATAGTCATTGCATAACATAGACGTACTGGGAATTGTTTTCTTTTAAATGGAATTGTTGAAAAATTGTCATGTGGAGCTTCTAATGTTATACGTGGAATAAATACTGGCTTTCCTGCATGAGTTCCTACTGAAATTTCagcatatataatatttttgttgaatCCTTTGCAAAGAAGACGCGTTCCATTACAGAGACCTTCGGTAGGATTAATATTCCTTAGCAATATGATTGGTgaatttattttcaaagttaATTTATGAGGAGGAAGCCCTTGGGGAGTCAAACAGTGAAATAATTCTTGTTGGTCTGGTATGATACAATTACTTGTGTTTTCATCACAACTAAAATATGTCTTCTCCTCGCCTGAAAATTTGCTAATTAGGAGATCATTTATTTCGTGAACGAATTCGTTTCTTGTAGTAAGTATAGCTCGTTTTACAAACGAAGAGAAATCAATATTCGTATCAGAAATGTTTGGAAATACCATGTCTATCAATGCATGTAAAGAAGTAACATCATCTACAAATggaatgtttattttatttggtaTTTGGATTTCCTCTTTCTCATTAGTATATTCGATTCCATTACCAATTCTGAGCAAATAAGATGAGAATTCAGGATCGAGAAATGCTCGCATATTTTCCTTGAGCTTTATTTTGTCAAATTCTTTCCATAAAGGTGACATGATAATTGAAGCATCTGTAATCGCATCTCTAGTGCTTTTAAGAATTACTGGTAAGGTTTGCCGAAAATCTCCACCAAACACAACAATTTTACCACCGAATAATCTATCTAAACCCATTACATCTTTAAGCATTTCGTTGAACTTTTCAATAGTACTACGTTTAGCCATTGCAGcttcatcccaaataattaattttgctAGCTTGATTAAATGAGCTAATGTGCTTTGTTTACTAATGCTACAAGAATTTGAATCATTTTCATCTAAAggtattttaaatcttgaatGTGAAGTACGTCCTCTTGGAAGCAAAGATGCTGCTACTCCTGAAGTAGCTGTAGCAAGTGCTATATGACCATTTGAGCGAATTGTTGCAAGGATAGCTTTGTATAAAAAAGTTTTGCCAGTGCCTCCAGGGCCATCAATAAAAAAAGCATTTGGTAAATCTTTGTTAACATGATACATTATTCGATTATATGCCTGTCTTTGCTCTATATTTAGTTGTTCAACAGCTAAGAGATCTTCAGCAGGTATAACTATGTTTTGTTCattttgtaattcttttgtcaTATTATCATAACAACATCTAATTAGTTCATCATTTGCAGGAAAGAAGTCTTCTAAATTTTTTCCCATCGAGTACAAATAATTACCAAGAATGGTTAAAACTTTGTGTTTAGTTACACTAGGAGAAAGAGCATTGTTGTGTTTAAAATCTTCTGAAAGAAAAGTTTCGAATTTGAGCCATAAATGTTGGGGATTTTTTGGATTACAATATATAAGAACAGTAGCAAATAACTGTCGTAAAGCATGAGGCATTAAGTAAGCAGCAGCTTCTTGCATACACATATCAGCAGTGCTGTCAGCCTCTATTAAGCCTAATATTTGTGCAGCCTCTCTGAaagttttgaaagtttctcCATTGATTGTTCTTAAGTCTGTAAAAGATGTTGGTTTCCTAACATGCATTAATAGCAACTTCAAATAAAACTTTTCACCGTCTGAAGGACGACAATTAAAAATCCTACCAATGACCTCATGTTTCTTACGCGGTTCCCATTCTTTTGAATCACTGTGCCATGTAAAATATTCAGGAAACTCAACGTATAAACAATTCATTTTTTTAGAATATTCATTGTATTTATTCATGTAGAAAAATTGGGTTAGCattgtttttttatttgtagGGTTATTAGCAATGTTGTATAATGATTGATTAGCATGGAAAGTTATAACTTGTTCATTCTCTAGATGAATAGGTAAACATATCACTGATGGATACACATGGTTCAGATCAAATTTGAAGATTCGCCAAGCAGCTTCAGGAGGTGAAATCCATCTTGCAGTTTGAAATGGTTTGATTTCATCAACCACATGCTCTTTTTCATCTGTAGCTAGtgtatataaaattttatcgtGTCCTTTGTAAATATATTTGTAAATGTATTTTATAGCTTGGATTGTTGAACATATTTCAACATTAATATGGCAATTAAATTTAGCCAATAGATATTGGTTGAAAGGTACTACCCACCGATTATCTAGTCATGAACCTCTAACAATAACAATATGGTTGTCATTTCTACGACGGTatattggatatgaatttgTACCATATTTTGTATACTCTGAGAAGTCTTTAGGGTAATTAAATTTACAGGAATTATTTTCATACAAAGGCACAATGGATTAAGCAAACCACAAGGTCCATGCATCATATGCTTTACAACTAATGAAAGCAAATATGGTTGAGTTTGTGGATCAGGTAATTCGGCACTAACAACTCTATCAAATGCTTCTGAACAAAAGAGTTTTGATGCTTGATTGAAAATAAGCAGAAAATGAGCATGTGGTAGACCTCTTTTTTGGAACTCTATCACATAAGTATAAGCAATAACATGACCAAATATGTCTTTCTTGAACAATTCATCTTTTAAAACCTGAAGTTTTGCACGAAATATTCTAGTGATTAAGTCAGGCCTATTATgtatgtaaggctcgagatttattagtcttcattgatgtgatattcggaagatatgagtatgcatgacatgtaatgagaagcactaaatgagattatgaagtggtgcatgaaatatagaccgcacccgcggtaaggaaaggaccgcacccgcggttgagctcatgaattgtggaagaattacagtagcatgagcgcacccgcgctacgaacaagaccgcacccgcggttgagggacagagagttggagattaattacggaagtgacatcgcacccgcggtgctagacagaccgcacccgcgatgtTGTACCAGTAAGGTCAGCGCAaccgcgttaaaagacagagcgcacccgcagtccaagcttcggggaaagttgatgcacatcaatacatggagcgcacccgcggtgcaaaagtgagcgcacccgcggtgcgacgtgcaccatgaaaaatgagagaaatCAATTTTATCGATGTGGAGATGGGGACGAAAGAGAGGAGATTactgcacttccttccaccgATTTACTACGCGAGATCTGTCCCTTGTTGCTGTGAAGAGGAGATTGGGTAAATACCATTCAAGATCTGTTTGCGATGTGAGAAATCAATTTTATCGATGTGATGTGGAGATGGGGACGAAAGAGAGGAGATTactgcacttccttccaccgATTTACTACGCGAGATCTGTCCCTTGTTGCTGTGAAGAGGAGATTGGGTAAATACCATTCAAGATCTGTTCGCGATGTGAGAAATCAATTTTATCGATGTGGAGATGGGCATGTCACACACGTGTATTTTGCTTCACCTGCAACCGGTTTCCGCTGTGAAGAGGAGATTGGGTAAATACCATTCAAGATCTGTTCGCGATGTGAGAAATCAATTTTATCGATGTGATGTGGAGATGGGGACGAAAGAGAGGAGATTactgcacttccttccaccgAATAAACCTGGGCAAAGCTTGAACCGAAGCAGCAGACGGTACACCAAGAAACAGGACTGGAGCTGGAGAAGTTGTGAAGACGAAAGAGAGGAGATTACTGCACTTCCTTACACCGAGAAGCTTGAATGCCCAAACCAGAAATTAACACAAAAAGAAGAATAAATGCCCAAATCAGAACCTAACACAAAAAATAGAACGAAAGCAGAAAATCCAAAAAGAAGAACAAGGATACAAACCTATACAAAGCGTGAACCGAAGCAGTAGACGGTCGCCGAGCGAAGCAGCGGACGGTCGCCGAGCGAAGCAGCGGACGGTCGCCGAGCGAAGCAGGAGTGCAACCGAAAACACAAAAAACAGAACGAACACAGAAAACGCAAAAAGAAGAACAAGGAAACAAACCTATACAAAGCTTGAACCGAAGCAGTACACGGTCGCCGAGCGAAGCAGCGGACGGTTGCCGAGCGAAGCAGGAGTGCAACCGAAAACACAAAAAATAGAACGAACACAGAAAACCCAAAAAGAAGAACAAGGAAAAAAACCTAGACAAAGCTTGAACCTAAGCAGCAGACGGTCGCCGAGCGAAGCGAAGCAGGAGTAGAACCGAAGAAGTTGTGAGGACGAAAGAGAGGAGATTACTGCACTTCCTTTCACCGATTTACTACGCGAGATCTGTCCCTTGTTGCTGTGAAGAGGAGGTTGGGTAAATACCATTCAAGATCTGTTCGCGATGTGAGAAATCAATTTTATCGATGTGGAGATGGGGACGAAAGAGAGGAGATTactgcacttccttccaccgATTTACTACGCGAGATCTGTCCCTTGTTGCTGTGAAGAGGAGATTGGGTAAATACCATTCAAGATCTGTTTGCGATGTGAGAAATCAATTTTATCGATGTGATGTGGAGATGGGGACGAAAGAGAGGAGATTactgcacttccttccaccgATTTACTACGCGAGATCTGTCCCTTGTTGCTGTGAAGAGGAGATTGGGTAAATACCATTCAAGATCTGTTCGCGATGTGAGAAATCAATTTTATCGATGTGGAGATGGGCATGTCACACACATGTACCTGCAACCGGTTTCCGCTGTGAAGAAGAGATTGGGTAAATACCATTCAAGATCTGTTCGCGATGTGAGAAATCAATTTTATCGATGTGATGTGGAGATGGGGACGAAAGAGAGGAGATTactgcacttccttccaccgAATAAACCTGGGCAAAGCTTGAACCGAAGCAGCAGACGGTACACTGAGAAACAGGACTGGAGCTGGAGAAGTTGTGAAGACGAAAGAGAGGAGATTACTGCACTTCCTTACACCGAGAAGCTTGAATGCCCAAACCAGAAATTAACACAAAAAGAAGAATAAATGCCCAAATCAGAACCTAACACAAAAAATAGAACGAAAGCAGAAAATCCAAAAAGAAGAACAAGGAGACAAACCTATACAAAGCGTCAACCGAAGCAGTAGACGGTCGCCGAGCGAAGCAGCGGACGGTCGCCGAGCGAAGCAGGAGTGCAACCGAAAACACAAAAAACAGAACGAACACAGAAAACGCAAAAAGAAGAACAAGGAAACAAACCTATACAAAGCTTGAACCGAAGCAGTAGACGGTCGCCGAGCGAAGCAGCGGACGGTCGCCGAGCGAAGCAGGAGTGCAACCGAAAACACAAAAAATAGAACGAACACAGAAAACCCAAAAAGAAGAACAAGGAAAAAAACCTAGACAAAGCTTGAACCTAAGCAGCAGACGGTCGCCGAGCGAAGCGAAGCAGGAGTAGAACCGAAGAAGTTGTGAGGACGAAAGAGAGGAGATTactgcacttccttccaccgATTTACTATGCGAGATCTGTCCCTTGTTGCTGTGAAGAGGAGGTTGGGTAAATACCATTCAAGATCTGTTTGCGATGTGAGAAATCAATTTTATCGATGTGATGTGGAGATGGGGACGAAAGAGAGGAGATTactgcacttccttccaccgATTTACTACGCGAGATCTGTCCCTTGTTGCTGTGAAGAGGAGATTGGGTAAATACCATTCAAGATCTGTTCGCGATGTGAGAAATCAATTTTATCGATGTGGAGATGGGCATGTCACACACGTGTATTTTGCTTCACCTGCAACCGGTTTCCGCTGTGAAGAGGAGATTGGGTAAATACCATTCAAGATCTGTTCGCGATGTGAGAAATCAATTTTATCGATGTGATGTGGAGATGGGGACGAAAGAGAGGAGATTactgcacttccttccaccgAATAAACCTGGGCAAAGCTTGAACCGAAGAAGCAGACGGTACACCAAGAAACAGGACTGGAGCTGGAGAAGTTGTGAAGACGAAAGAGAGGAGATTACTGCACTTCCTTACACCGAGAAGCTTGAATGCCCAAACCAGAAATTAACACAAAAAGAAGAATAAATGCCCAAATCAGAACCTAACACAAAAAATAGAACGAAAGCAGAAAATCCAAAAAGAAGAACAAGGATACAAACCTATACAAAGCGTGAACCGAAGCAGTAGACGGTCGCCGAGCGAAGCAGCGGACGGTCGCCGAGCGAAGCAGGAGTGCAACCGAAAACACAAAAAACAGAACGAACACAGAAAACGCAAAAAGAAGAACAAGGAAACAAACCTATACAAAGCTTGAA from Primulina tabacum isolate GXHZ01 chromosome 14, ASM2559414v2, whole genome shotgun sequence includes:
- the LOC142525297 gene encoding replication protein A 70 kDa DNA-binding subunit D-like isoform X1, encoding MPTKSCYLMNRSCVLDLLCSVMHVFPPRFVEKTKKHLQDFVIVNEERKPLILTLWEEFLENEAPYLVENVHNMPIILGMRLSVNTFYGLSIGTVPNSTILFEPPIPQAKQLMIWINNNKEYIESVVTEKLYEKAKQAIAPPLSFQIRKISQILSLTEMVKSFWIRATLKITDSEHRLYFLACPGCSKASGGAYKYEFTCFYCNNDFPSPKPLLRFQADLYDGTGNLRAFVEHNEAKILLGMSGEEIIEAEQQEREFSLDSINEQFKKLQFLLQIRTSKNELRGRVFVRHTIIACLPTSDSSSTSHSSEEKSTSLHTHKDHEADIAMIESQESTSKTPEEHLAIELVEHQIASSGKRKLEAKKDMTKEGLKHSKQD
- the LOC142525297 gene encoding uncharacterized protein LOC142525297 isoform X3, which encodes MPTKSCYLMNRSCVLDLLCSVMHVFPPRFVEKTKKHLQDFVIVNEEINNNKEYIESVVTEKLYEKAKQAIAPPLSFQIRKISQILSLTEMVKSFWIRATLKITDSEHRLYFLACPGCSKASGGAYKYEFTCFYCNNDFPSPKPLLRFQADLYDGTGNLRAFVEHNEAKILLGMSGEEIIEAEQQEREFSLDSINEQFKKLQFLLQIRTSKNELRGRVFVRHTIIACLPTSDSSSTSHSSEEKSTSLHTHKDHEADIAMIESQESTSKTPEEHLAIELVEHQIASSGKRKLEAKKDMTKEGLKHSKQD
- the LOC142525297 gene encoding replication protein A 70 kDa DNA-binding subunit D-like isoform X5; its protein translation is MPTKSCYLMNRSCVLDLLCSVMHVFPPRFVEKTKKHLQDFVIVNEERKPLILTLWEEFLENEAPYLVENVHNMPIILGMRLSVNTFYGLSIGTVPNSTILFEPPIPQAKQLMIWINNNKEYIESVVTEKLYEKAKQAIAPPLSFQIRKISQILSLTEMVKSFWIRATLKITDSEHRLYFLACPGCSKASGGAYKYEFTCFYCNNDFPSPKPLLRFQADLYDGTGNLRAFVEHNEAKILLGMSGEEIIEAEQQVLFVLHGSLSIGAPHMWPSFVKIVVCS
- the LOC142525297 gene encoding replication protein A 70 kDa DNA-binding subunit D-like isoform X2, which encodes MPTKSCYLMNRSCVLDLLCSVMHVFPPRFVEKTKKHLQDFVIVNEERKPLILTLWEEFLENEAPYLVENVHNMPIILGMRLSVNTFYGLSIGTVPNSTILFEPPIPQAKQLMIWINNNKEYIESVVTEKLYEKAKQAIAPPLSFQIRKISQILSLTEMVKSFWIRATLKITDSEHRLYFLACPGCSKASGGAYKYEFTCFYCNNDFPSPKPLLRFQADLYDGTGNLRAFVEHNEAKILLGMSGEEIIEAEQQFLLQIRTSKNELRGRVFVRHTIIACLPTSDSSSTSHSSEEKSTSLHTHKDHEADIAMIESQESTSKTPEEHLAIELVEHQIASSGKRKLEAKKDMTKEGLKHSKQD
- the LOC142525297 gene encoding replication protein A 70 kDa DNA-binding subunit B-like isoform X4 — encoded protein: MPIILGMRLSVNTFYGLSIGTVPNSTILFEPPIPQAKQLMIWINNNKEYIESVVTEKLYEKAKQAIAPPLSFQIRKISQILSLTEMVKSFWIRATLKITDSEHRLYFLACPGCSKASGGAYKYEFTCFYCNNDFPSPKPLLRFQADLYDGTGNLRAFVEHNEAKILLGMSGEEIIEAEQQEREFSLDSINEQFKKLQFLLQIRTSKNELRGRVFVRHTIIACLPTSDSSSTSHSSEEKSTSLHTHKDHEADIAMIESQESTSKTPEEHLAIELVEHQIASSGKRKLEAKKDMTKEGLKHSKQD
- the LOC142523822 gene encoding uncharacterized protein LOC142523822 yields the protein MHVRKPTSFTDLRTINGETFKTFREAAQILGLIEADSTADMCMQEAAAYLMPHALRQLFATVLIYCNPKNPQHLWLKFETFLSEDFKHNNALSPSVTKHKVLTILGNYLYSMGKNLEDFFPANDELIRCCYDNMTKELQNEQNIVIPAEDLLAVEQLNIEQRQAYNRIMYHVNKDLPNAFFIDGPGGTGKTFLYKAILATIRSNGHIALATATSGVAASLLPRGRTSHSRFKIPLDENDSNSCSISKQSTLAHLIKLAKLIIWDEAAMAKRSTIEKFNEMLKDVMGLDRLFGGKIVVFGGDFRQTLPVILKSTRDAITDASIIMSPLWKEFDKIKLKENMRAFLDPEFSSYLLRIGNGIEYTNEKEEIQIPNKINIPFVDDVTSLHALIDMVFPNISDTNIDFSSFVKRAILTTRNEFVHEINDLLISKFSGEEKTYFSCDENTSNCIIPDQQELFHCLTPQGLPPHKLTLKINSPIILLRNINPTEGLCNGTRLLCKGFNKNIIYAEISVGTHAGKPVFIPRITLEAPHDNFSTIPFKRKQFPVRLCYAMTINKA